The genomic stretch GACTTCACCGTCTTTCCGATCATCGCACCGACCTTCACGGTGTTCGAGCTGACTCCGAATGTCACGCTTCCGGACGGCGAGTACGTGTTCGTCTCGCCAGGCAGCTTGCTGATCGATGTCAACAGCATTCCTGTCGACAGCCCGGCCTTTGCGGGCGACTTCTTCCTGCTGCGTGGCGATGCCAACGGCGACGCACAGGTCGACCTTGCGGACTTCGGCGTCCTGCGGGCGAACTTCGGCAGTTCGAATGCCACCTTTGCCCAGGGCGACTTCAACTTCGACGGCTCCGTCGACCTTGCCGACTTCGGCCTGCTGCGGGCGAACTTCGGCACGGAGGCCGGCGGATTCCGCGGCGTGCCGGTCGACTTTGCCGCCCTCACGCCGCCGCCGATCCTGTTCGACGACGAGAGCCGGAGCCTTTTCGCCTGAGAGTGCTCGTCCGTCATCCCGAGCGCAGCCGCGGGACCTCGCCTGCCTCTGGATGATCTTCCGGACGAGGTCCTTCGACTTGCAGCGCTCGCTCAGGATGACGGAGCTGGGCTAGGCCAATGCTGGTCAAATCGGTAGAGTGTCCACGGCGTGCTCAGGCACAACCACTACGAGCGTGCCTTCGAGGGCTTTTTGCGCGACAAGCGCATGCCGTACGTCGCGGTCGACGAGAGCAAGAAAGCCCTTTTCGCAGGCAGCCGGCTCAAGAGTTTCGACTTCGTCGTCTACTCCAAGACCGGGCCGAACCTGCTCGTCGACGTCAAAGGCCGCAAGGCGAAAGACAACGCCTCGCTGCAGACGTGGGCGACGCGTCGCGACGTCGAGGATTTGTACCAGTGGGAACGCGTCTTCGGCGACGGGTTCGTTGCGATGTTGGCGTACGCGTTCGAGATCGATCCCGTCCTGACGCCGCCGCCCGGGCACTTCCGGCTCGTCTGGCAGGATCAGGAACGGCACTATCTGCTGTTGGGCATCGTCCTACGCGATTACCGCGACGCCATGACCGAGCGCAGTGCCCGCTGGGACACGGTCACGGTCAACGCTGGCGACTTTCGACAGC from Planctomycetota bacterium encodes the following:
- a CDS encoding dockerin type I domain-containing protein; the encoded protein is DFTVFPIIAPTFTVFELTPNVTLPDGEYVFVSPGSLLIDVNSIPVDSPAFAGDFFLLRGDANGDAQVDLADFGVLRANFGSSNATFAQGDFNFDGSVDLADFGLLRANFGTEAGGFRGVPVDFAALTPPPILFDDESRSLFA
- a CDS encoding HYExAFE family protein gives rise to the protein MLRHNHYERAFEGFLRDKRMPYVAVDESKKALFAGSRLKSFDFVVYSKTGPNLLVDVKGRKAKDNASLQTWATRRDVEDLYQWERVFGDGFVAMLAYAFEIDPVLTPPPGHFRLVWQDQERHYLLLGIVLRDYRDAMTERSARWDTVTVNAGDFRQLAKPMEAWL